A window of Limosilactobacillus sp. WILCCON 0051 genomic DNA:
CCTGATTAACATTTGGTGCACCACAGACAATTTGAACGACTGCCCCTTCGCTGATCTTGACCTGGCACAGATTGAGGTGATCAGAGTCTGGATGCGGCTTGACCGATTCGATCTGACCCACGACGATATTGCTCAGGCCATCACTTGGCGAGTAGACCTCATTAATGTCAACTGAGGTCAGAGCCAGCTTTTCAGCCAGCGCGCCAGGTTCAATCTGGTTCTTTTCAAGCGGCAGATATTCATTTAACCATTGGTATGAAACTTTCATTGAAATTATCCTTTCTGATCAAATTGCGTCAAGAAGCGCATGTCGTTTTGGTAGAAATCACGAATGTCTTCAACACCGTATTTAATCATGGCAAAACGGTCCGGCCCCAGTCCAAAGGCAAAGCCGCCATATACGTCAGGATCAACGCCTGACATCTTCAAAACGTTTGGATGAACCATCCCGGCACCCAAGACTTCAATCCAGCCGTTGCCTTTACAGATAGCACAGCCCTTGCCCAGGCAGTTGAAGCAGGTAACGTCGGCTTCAACGCTTGGCTCGGTAAATGGGAAGTAGCTTGGCCGCAAGCGGACCTTCAGCTGATCGCCAAACAGGTTTTGGGCAACGACTTCCAGCGTCCCTTTCAAGTCAGCCATCGTTACGTGCTCACCGACAACCAGCCCTTCTACTTGATGGAACTGATGACTGTGCGTGGCATCATCAGTATCGCGCCGGTAGACCTTGCCTGGCGAGATCATCTTCAGGGGTCCCTTGGAAAAGTCGTGTGTTTCCATCATCCGGGCCTGCATTGGCGAAGTCTGCGTCCGCATCAGAACTGATGGCGTGATGTAGAAGGTATCCTGCATGTCGCGGGCTGGGTGATCCTTGGGCAGGTTCAGCTTTTCAAAGTTGTATTCTTCTTGTTCAACTTCATCGCCGACTGCGACTTCATAACCCATCCCGATGAACAGATCAACCAATTGATCAATGATCTGCTGAATCACGTGCGGCTGACCTTGTGCAACCGGTGTTCCCGGTAAGGTCACGTCAATTGACTCGCTTTGCAGCTTAGCGTTCATCAATGCCTGTTCCAGACTGGACTTTTTGTCTTCTAAAGCCTGCTGCAGCTCATCGCGAACCTCATTGGCAAACTTACCGACTTTTGGCCGTTCTTCAGCGCTCAGATCACGCATGCCGCGTAAAACGTTGGTGATTGGCCCTTTTTTGCCCAGCAGCTTGACCCGGATATCATTGACGTTCTTCAGGTCATCACTGTTTGCAATTTCATTGAGACCTTGTTGACGCAATTCTTCAAGTTTTTCTCTTAAACCCATCAATTTTCCTCCTTAGCGTGGCCACAAAAAAACTCGTCCTTCGACGAATCGAGGGACGAGTTGTTCGCGGTACCACCCTGGTTTATGACAATGTCATACGCTCAAATGACTGATAACGGTCGTCAACCGGGATACAAGGTACCGACTCCGGAAGTGAAATTCACTGATGAAAGCAGAAATGACTTGCAGTCGATGATCATTTCTCCCTAGATGCCGTCGGTTCAGCTACTAATTTCCATCAAAGTCGTTTTAGTTAAATATAAGGCTATTTTAGGCAATCATGACAACGCGGTCAAGTCCTAATTTTAGTCTTTGCCGCACCACTGATCGCTCCATTCGTGCACGGCTTCCATGACTGGCGCCAGATCACGACCTCGTTCAGTCAGCGAATAATCAACCCGACTTTCCCCAGGATAGGTATTGCGTGAAACAATTCCGTCTTCTTCCAGTTCCTTTAAACGTTCGCAAAGTACCCGGTCGCTGCATTTATCAACGTGTGCGGCCAGATCCTTGAAACGCTGCGTATGTTCATGCAGCAAGACTTCAATGATTAATCCATTCCATTTTTTGCCCAGCATGGCAAACGTTTCAGTGAACTTTGGACATAGTGTGAAATCATCCTGTTTGACCTTTACTTGATCCATGTAATCTTCCCCTCTTCAAAACTAAATCTTTTTACTGTTTTTGGAAGGAGTCGCATGCCAATTCACAATTTCTTTTTGCTGCTCAAGTTTTTTGCGCAGTGGGCCGAAAAACTCATGCTCAGCCTCGTAGTTGTCAACCATTGAAACGATCAGGCTCTCCATATAGCGTGGTACGGCCATCGTAGCGCCAAACATGTGCTTTAAGATAATATCGCGCTCTTTTTTGTTTAGATGCGTAATCTTTTCGGCATTGCGCAAAGCAACCCGTGGATGAATAAAGGCATGCGATCCCAGATTGAATTTGGTAGTTCGCCAGTCATAATAAAACAGATCGTGCAAAAGTCCGGCGCGAGCAGTGCTCTTGTAGTCCAGATGCATTTTCTTTGCCAGCTTGTAGCTGTCGAAAGAAACGGCAATCGAATGCTGCAGGCGATTGGAATGATGATGCTGCTTATAGTGCGCAAGCCTTTTAACGGCCGGCTGTTCCAGCAGATCTTTGACCAAGGATACATATTCTGGATCTTGACGCCATTCGTTCTCGGTTTTCATAGTAACTGGCCCCTTCCTTTATTTGTCAATATCATACATGATTTGCCATCAAAAATAAATTAATAAGCTCTTATAAAATGTAAGTATTAATAGTAAGCAACTCAGCAGGATTGACGACAACTGAGGATTTAGTTTTGGGCGTTCAGCTGAAACATTAAGATCCCGGCTGAAACTGCGACATTGAGCGACTCTGCCTGACCACGCATTGGAATGTACAGGTTATCCGTCGTCTGCTTTAAAAGCTCATCGCTCATTCCCTGACCCTCATTGCCCATAATCAAGGCAAAATCAGTTCCAGGATGCACATCGCGGAAATTCTTGGCGGCTGGATTAAGCTGCGTGCCATAGACTGGCGACTGCTGCTGTTTAAAATCGGCAATCCACTTGTTTAGATCGCCTTCAAACAGCTGCAGGTGAAACTGGCTGCCCTGCATGGAACGGACTACTTTCGGACTGCAGAAGTCAGCGGTCCGATCGCCAGCAACTACTCCCGCAAAGCCGGCCGCGTCAGCAGTTCTAACCATCGTTCCTACGTTGCCTGGATCCTGCACCCGATCCAGCAGCAGCCAGGCACCCTTTAATGGCAGATCTGGCTTGCGCTTGAGATCCGGCATGTCAACGATTGCCACGATGCCTTGGGGCGTAATCGTCTCCGTAATATGACGCATGATTTCAGGCGTGACCTGATAGACCGCTTTGACCCGTGATACAATATCACTATGTTCAGCCAGCGCTGCCTTGGTGCCGATCAGCTCATGAATCGTCAGTCCGCTTTGAATGGCTTCTTGAACCAGATGCCAGCCATCCAGCATGTATTGACCGGTTTGCCGACGGTACTTGCGCGTCTGCAGCTTTTTCCAGTTTTTGACGCGTTGATTGTGAATTGAAGTTAATTCTTCCATAGTCTAATTTTTCACCTCAGTTTATCGTTAACTTAATTATACCATTATCCTAATGATCCTTGATAATCGTCAACCGCTTATGGGAGGGGTTTTTATGCTTAATTATCATATTGTCGTCACTGGCCGCGTCCAAGGCGTTGGTTTTCGCTGGTCGACTCACGAACTGGCTTTGCAGCACGGTCTGGTCGGCCAAGTCAAAAATGAATGGGACGGCAGCGTGACGATCGATGTCCAAGGTCCAGCCAATGCAGTCAAAATGTTTGTCAAAGAAGTTCAAGCCGGTCCCAACCCATATGCCAAAGTCACCGGCATGCAGATCGAGCCGCGCGCCATTGAAAGCGACTGGCAGGACTTTAAAATGCGGT
This region includes:
- the pheS gene encoding phenylalanine--tRNA ligase subunit alpha: MGLREKLEELRQQGLNEIANSDDLKNVNDIRVKLLGKKGPITNVLRGMRDLSAEERPKVGKFANEVRDELQQALEDKKSSLEQALMNAKLQSESIDVTLPGTPVAQGQPHVIQQIIDQLVDLFIGMGYEVAVGDEVEQEEYNFEKLNLPKDHPARDMQDTFYITPSVLMRTQTSPMQARMMETHDFSKGPLKMISPGKVYRRDTDDATHSHQFHQVEGLVVGEHVTMADLKGTLEVVAQNLFGDQLKVRLRPSYFPFTEPSVEADVTCFNCLGKGCAICKGNGWIEVLGAGMVHPNVLKMSGVDPDVYGGFAFGLGPDRFAMIKYGVEDIRDFYQNDMRFLTQFDQKG
- a CDS encoding HD domain-containing protein — translated: MKTENEWRQDPEYVSLVKDLLEQPAVKRLAHYKQHHHSNRLQHSIAVSFDSYKLAKKMHLDYKSTARAGLLHDLFYYDWRTTKFNLGSHAFIHPRVALRNAEKITHLNKKERDIILKHMFGATMAVPRYMESLIVSMVDNYEAEHEFFGPLRKKLEQQKEIVNWHATPSKNSKKI
- a CDS encoding acylphosphatase codes for the protein MLNYHIVVTGRVQGVGFRWSTHELALQHGLVGQVKNEWDGSVTIDVQGPANAVKMFVKEVQAGPNPYAKVTGMQIEPRAIESDWQDFKMR
- a CDS encoding RNA methyltransferase, producing the protein MEELTSIHNQRVKNWKKLQTRKYRRQTGQYMLDGWHLVQEAIQSGLTIHELIGTKAALAEHSDIVSRVKAVYQVTPEIMRHITETITPQGIVAIVDMPDLKRKPDLPLKGAWLLLDRVQDPGNVGTMVRTADAAGFAGVVAGDRTADFCSPKVVRSMQGSQFHLQLFEGDLNKWIADFKQQQSPVYGTQLNPAAKNFRDVHPGTDFALIMGNEGQGMSDELLKQTTDNLYIPMRGQAESLNVAVSAGILMFQLNAQN
- a CDS encoding helix-turn-helix domain-containing protein, producing MDQVKVKQDDFTLCPKFTETFAMLGKKWNGLIIEVLLHEHTQRFKDLAAHVDKCSDRVLCERLKELEEDGIVSRNTYPGESRVDYSLTERGRDLAPVMEAVHEWSDQWCGKD